AGTCTGGGCATTCAGGTGGGCATGAGGGTGATGCGGGATCCCATTGATAGGCACCATGCCAGCGGAGGTAGGGGTCAGGTGTTGGTCCCCATGCCTGCCCAGCATGGCGGGGTGGTGGGCTTCAAATCCGTTGGGGGTGAGCATTTTCTCGGCAGGCATGGGAGCACTGGGATGAGCGTAATGAGGCAGCCCTTGCTGGGAGTTGTGGATGCCCCCCAGGCCTGACCCAGACAAAGGGGAGAGGCTCTGCCCCATGCCGGTAACATCCTTATGGTAGGGGGTGTAGAGATTGTTCATAGAAGCCAGACCCCGCTCGTCCCTCATAAGGGTGAAGCTGCCACTCACATTCCCTGGGATCcgctggtggtgatggtggtggtggtgatggtggtgatgGTGAGGGAACTTGTCGGAGACGGTGGAGATGGGAGGAAGCGGTTGCAGAGGGGTTAATGTGGTGTAGGTGCTGCTCATGCTCATCCCGGGGGGTGTCTCGCAGGCCATGGTCATGGTGGGATGCAGGGGTCCCGTCAGAGCGTGATCAGGAGGCCGATGGTGGGGGTGGTAGTCGCCCCCGTCCAGGATGGAAGCCATGCCCATGGAGCGAGGGTGGGCTGGCAAATGGTTGCTGCGATGGGCCACCGAGCTCCGGTGATGGGGGCTGCTGCTCATCAGATCGGCCGTGGTTGGCACCGGCTCATGGCTCACCCCGTGCAGATCGCCAATGGTCTCCATCGTCAGCTGCGCGTTCATTGTTATCCGTGCAGGCGTGTGGACACCACATCTATCTGGTCTGTGGTGGGAAGGTCCTAGGAGGTCTTCACGTTGGAGGCTGGCAGGATTCCTCCCCCGGTGCAAAGGATCGGGCGCGTGGGGGGGCTTGGCTGGGCTCTCTCTTTTGGCGTGGCTGGTGTGGTCGTGATGGTTGGATCCGCTTTAAGGCCCCCGCTCTTTTAAAACAGTCTCCGCAGCCCCAGTAGGTGTCTGGTCGCGTCCCTCGCCATCTCTAGCCATGTCTCTTACTGTTTCAATGTCTTTGgccacagctcctgctgctgcagctgctgctgctggtggagaGCGGGCATGCGCGCTGGGGGCCCCTtgcacgccccctccccctcctcgcactcgcacacacacacactccggcCCGTGACATCACCGTACATATTAAGGACGCTGGCCCCGCGCGCCTCCCTAGCTGAGCCCGGCTCTCTCCGCTCCCGAGCCCCGGAGAAGCcaacccccgcccccgggaggcgagagggggggaaacctGCGGAGCCCACAGGCAGCCAAAGTCTGCAGAGCCCGGTCCGCGGCTGGGGCGGAGGCGGACAGGGAAAAGCCCGTGAGCCCCGGCTGCGCGGAGCACAAAGGAGCGGCAGCTGAGGGGCTCTCGTACTGGTtagaagcagcccccccccccgcccccggccctggAGCTAGTGCCCACCGCCCCCGACTCCCAGCTGGATCGGGCGGCCCTTCCCAGCGCACCCTCCTTGCAGCCACCTGCCCCAAGCCCCAGCCACCAAGCGCGGCCGGAGGCGAGGATCAGGGCGGGCTGCAGCCTGGCTCCGGCCGGCGCGGTGCCGGGGCTGGAGGCAGACGCGCCGGGAGGGGGGCGCCGTCAGTTTGAGCCCCCGGGTTGGAAACGAGACTGCCGATCCCCAGCCTGCTCAGTGCGCGGCGGGCCAGCCACTCACCCGCCCCAGGAACCCATCACCTCCGCCCACGGGCCCCCAGCGCGGCCGGAGCCTGGGCTGGGCtccggtgggggggaggctgctcagGGTCCGAGCTGCGGCGCGCCGggtctccctgcctctccccgtCGCCCTTCCCTCTAGGTGCGGGGGAGACGCGCCAGCGCTTCCCAGTGTAATTAAAGCGGCCGGTCCCTCCCCTTCGGTGACTTAGCATTTTTAGTGAGCGAGCCTCCTTAAATTGAATTTTAATAGGAACTTCCGGGTTTCCTCAAGTCCGCACAGCAAGGTGAAAACCCGCCGCGTCCCAGCCGGCAGCCAACCACCACCAGCCAGGCAGCGGGGGCCCCACGAGCAAAGGCGCTGCCCGCCCGGGCCCGAGGGGCGCTGGGAACCGGAGCCGCCCCCTGGATATGGGTGGCAGCCCGGGGAGCGGGACTGTTTACACACGTACAAATGtccccttcgccctcccccgcgggacatgggggggggtgctggggttggcacatgggggggtgctggggttgGCACATGGGGGCACCAGGCGAGCCCCTTGCATGGCGTTGGACAGGGAACAGGTGCAAATTCTGCCTCGGTCCCTAGAGCTTGTCACCTGGGAAACTTTGATTTCTCGGAGCGGTGGCCGGGAGGACGAAGCCCGAATCTCCGTGTCTACATTGTGGTTGTGTTGGACGATATCTGCTTTCAATCCCCGATTCCCCCCTCTTCCTTCACCCGGTTCCCGTCttttctcccccagctccccaaccCCGCGCAAGACAAGCCGGCTGTAGCTCTAGACCTTTCAGCTCAAGTTGGCAGCTTTTCCAGTCCTTGCAACCTGCTGGGACTAATTGGGAGCCGCATTCCCAGACCCCCTTAGCCTAATTCCCAATCCCTCCCCCTCGCAGGGAAGGAGCTCGGAGCTAGtttgggcaggggaaggggggtggaaaaAATGTCAACTGTCCGGCTTGTGACAACCGAGCATTTGTAAGGACGCCCCAGCTACCACATGCCTCTGTTTTTTccaaagggaaagaaagaaaaacttgtCAGCCAAGGTGCTGTTATAGCGGAAGAAAGGACAGATGTGCCTATTGTTCCTCCATTAACAATAACGAACCACGCCAGTCAAAATGTGGCTTCTCTCTCCCCAAACTGAGCGACAGGAGGGTGAAATCATGACACTCTCCATTATATCTGAACAGATCTACGGGGCACATAACACGTCTGATTAGGGGAAGCTAGGCTCGGCTTCGCAATAGTATCCGCAGAACTGAGCAGGGGTGGAAGAAAATGAAGGGGAGGAAATTAAAGTGATTTCCTTCCGTGCTATCAGAGGTGCTCACAGCCCTGCTTAGCTG
Above is a genomic segment from Pelodiscus sinensis isolate JC-2024 chromosome 14, ASM4963464v1, whole genome shotgun sequence containing:
- the ONECUT1 gene encoding hepatocyte nuclear factor 6; amino-acid sequence: MNAQLTMETIGDLHGVSHEPVPTTADLMSSSPHHRSSVAHRSNHLPAHPRSMGMASILDGGDYHPHHRPPDHALTGPLHPTMTMACETPPGMSMSSTYTTLTPLQPLPPISTVSDKFPHHHHHHHHHHHHQRIPGNVSGSFTLMRDERGLASMNNLYTPYHKDVTGMGQSLSPLSGSGLGGIHNSQQGLPHYAHPSAPMPAEKMLTPNGFEAHHPAMLGRHGDQHLTPTSAGMVPINGIPHHPHAHLNAQTHGQILGSAREQNPSVTGSQVNSGSNSGQMEEINTKEVAQRITTELKRYSIPQAIFAQRVLCRSQGTLSDLLRNPKPWSKLKSGRETFRRMWKWLQEPEFQRMSALRLAACKRKEQEHGKDRGNTPKKPRLVFTDVQRRTLHAIFKENKRPSKELQITISQQLGLELSTVSNFFMNARRRSLDKWQDEGSSNSGNSSSSSSTCTKA